One window from the genome of Streptomyces sp. NBC_00287 encodes:
- the ilvC gene encoding ketol-acid reductoisomerase, with product MAELFYDADADLSIIQGRKVAVIGYGSQGHAHALSLRDSGVDVRVGLHEGSKSKAKAEEQGLRVVTPSEAAAEADVIMILVPDPIQAQVYEESIKDNLKDGDALFFGHGFNIRFGFIKPPAGVDVCMVAPKGPGHLVRRQYEEGRGVPCIAAVEQDATGNGFALALSYAKGIGGTRAGVIKTTFTEETETDLFGEQAVLCGGTAALVKAGFETLTEAGYQPEIAYFECLHELKLIVDLMYEGGLEKMRWSISETAEWGDYVTGPRIITDATKAEMKKVLAEIQDGTFAQAWMDEYHGGLKKYNEYKTADSEHLLETTGKELRKLMSWVNEEA from the coding sequence GTGGCCGAGCTGTTCTACGACGCCGACGCCGACCTGTCCATCATCCAGGGCCGCAAGGTCGCGGTCATCGGTTACGGCAGCCAGGGCCACGCCCACGCGCTGTCGCTCCGTGACTCGGGTGTCGACGTGCGCGTCGGTCTGCACGAGGGCTCCAAGTCCAAGGCCAAGGCCGAGGAGCAGGGCCTGCGCGTGGTGACGCCGTCCGAGGCCGCCGCCGAGGCCGACGTCATCATGATCCTGGTCCCGGACCCGATCCAGGCCCAGGTCTACGAGGAGTCCATCAAGGACAACCTCAAGGACGGCGACGCGCTGTTCTTCGGCCACGGCTTCAACATCCGCTTCGGCTTCATCAAGCCCCCGGCCGGCGTCGACGTCTGCATGGTCGCCCCCAAGGGCCCGGGCCACCTCGTGCGTCGCCAGTACGAAGAGGGCCGCGGCGTCCCCTGCATCGCGGCCGTGGAGCAGGACGCGACCGGCAACGGCTTCGCGCTCGCCCTGTCGTACGCCAAGGGCATCGGCGGCACCCGCGCCGGCGTCATCAAGACGACCTTCACCGAGGAGACCGAGACCGACCTGTTCGGTGAGCAGGCCGTCCTCTGCGGTGGCACCGCCGCCCTGGTCAAGGCCGGCTTCGAGACGCTGACCGAGGCCGGCTACCAGCCGGAGATCGCGTACTTCGAGTGCCTGCACGAGCTGAAGCTGATCGTGGACCTCATGTACGAGGGCGGCCTGGAGAAGATGCGCTGGTCGATCTCCGAGACCGCCGAGTGGGGCGACTACGTCACCGGCCCGCGGATCATCACCGACGCCACCAAGGCCGAGATGAAGAAGGTCCTCGCCGAGATCCAGGACGGCACCTTCGCCCAGGCCTGGATGGACGAGTACCACGGCGGTCTGAAGAAGTACAACGAGTACAAGACCGCGGACTCCGAGCACCTGCTGGAGACCACCGGCAAGGAGCTGCGCAAGCTCATGAGCTGGGTGAACGAGGAGGCGTAA
- the ilvN gene encoding acetolactate synthase small subunit: MSKHTLSVLVENTPGILARIAALFSRRGFNIDSLAVGVTEHPDISRITIVVGVEDLPLEQVTKQLNKLVNVLKIVELEPGSAVQRELVLVKVRADNETRSQIVEIVQLFRAKTVDVSPEAVTIEATGSSEKLSAMLKMLEPYGIKELVQSGTIAIGRGARSITDRSLRALDRSA; encoded by the coding sequence ATGTCCAAGCACACGCTCTCCGTCCTGGTGGAGAACACGCCCGGCATCCTGGCCCGGATCGCCGCCCTGTTCTCCCGCCGCGGCTTCAACATCGACTCGCTCGCGGTCGGCGTCACCGAGCACCCCGACATCTCCCGCATCACCATCGTGGTGGGCGTCGAGGACCTGCCGCTCGAGCAGGTGACCAAGCAGCTCAACAAGCTCGTCAACGTGCTGAAGATCGTCGAGCTGGAGCCCGGTTCGGCCGTTCAGCGCGAACTCGTTCTGGTGAAGGTGCGCGCCGACAACGAGACGCGCTCCCAGATCGTCGAGATCGTCCAGCTGTTCCGCGCCAAGACCGTCGACGTCTCCCCGGAGGCCGTCACCATCGAGGCCACCGGCAGCAGCGAGAAGCTGTCCGCCATGCTCAAGATGCTGGAGCCGTACGGCATCAAGGAGCTCGTCCAGTCCGGCACGATCGCGATCGGCCGCGGTGCGCGTTCGATCACGGACCGGTCGCTGCGCGCCCTCGACCGGTCGGCGTAA
- the serA gene encoding phosphoglycerate dehydrogenase, which produces MSSKPVVLIAEELSPATVDALGPDFEIRHCNGADRAELLPAIADVDAILIRSATKVDAEAIAAARKLKVVARAGVGLDNVDVSAATKAGVMVVNAPTSNIVTAAELACGLLLATARHIPQANTALKNGEWKRSKYTGVELAEKTLGVVGLGRIGALVAQRMSAFGMKVVAYDPYVQPARAAQMGVKVLSLDELLEVADFITVHLPKTPETLGLIGDEALHKVKPSVRIVNAARGGIVDEAALFSALKEGRVAGAGLDVYAKEPCTDSPLFELDQVVCTPHLGASTDEAQEKAGIAVARSVRLALAGELVPDAVNVQGGVIAEDVKPGLPLAERLGRIFTALAGEVAVRLDVEVYGEITQHDVKVLELSALKGVFEDVVDETVSYVNAPLFAQERGVEVRLTTSSESADHRNVVTVRGTLGSGEEVAVSGTLAGPKHLQKIVAVGDYDVDLALADHMVVLRYEDRPGVVGTVGRVFGEAGINIAGMQVSRAVAGGEALAVLTVDDTVPAGVLAEVAEEIGATSARAVNLA; this is translated from the coding sequence GTGAGCTCGAAACCCGTCGTACTCATCGCTGAAGAGCTGTCGCCCGCGACCGTGGACGCGCTTGGCCCGGACTTCGAGATCCGCCACTGCAACGGCGCCGACCGGGCGGAGCTGCTCCCGGCCATCGCCGACGTGGACGCGATCCTGATCCGCTCGGCCACCAAGGTCGACGCCGAGGCGATTGCCGCCGCGCGCAAGCTGAAGGTCGTCGCACGAGCCGGCGTCGGCCTGGACAACGTCGACGTCTCCGCCGCCACCAAGGCCGGCGTGATGGTCGTCAACGCCCCGACCTCCAACATCGTGACCGCCGCCGAGCTGGCCTGCGGTCTGCTGCTGGCCACCGCGCGTCACATTCCGCAGGCCAACACCGCCCTGAAGAACGGCGAGTGGAAGCGCAGCAAGTACACGGGTGTCGAGCTGGCGGAGAAGACCCTCGGCGTCGTCGGCCTCGGCCGCATCGGCGCGCTGGTCGCCCAGCGCATGTCGGCCTTCGGTATGAAGGTCGTCGCCTACGACCCCTATGTGCAGCCCGCGCGGGCCGCGCAGATGGGCGTGAAGGTCCTCTCCCTCGACGAGCTGCTCGAGGTCGCCGACTTCATCACCGTCCACCTGCCGAAGACCCCCGAGACCCTCGGTCTCATCGGCGACGAGGCGCTGCACAAGGTCAAGCCGAGCGTGCGCATCGTCAACGCCGCGCGCGGCGGGATCGTCGACGAGGCGGCGCTGTTCTCGGCGCTGAAGGAGGGCCGGGTCGCCGGCGCCGGCCTCGACGTGTACGCGAAGGAGCCCTGCACGGACTCCCCGCTCTTCGAGCTCGACCAGGTCGTGTGCACCCCGCACCTCGGCGCCTCCACCGACGAGGCGCAGGAGAAGGCCGGTATCGCCGTCGCCCGCTCGGTGCGGCTCGCCCTCGCCGGTGAGCTGGTTCCGGACGCGGTGAACGTCCAGGGCGGCGTCATCGCCGAGGACGTCAAGCCGGGTCTGCCGCTCGCCGAGCGCCTCGGCCGGATCTTCACCGCGCTCGCCGGTGAGGTCGCGGTCCGCCTCGACGTCGAGGTGTACGGCGAGATCACCCAGCACGACGTCAAGGTGCTCGAACTCTCCGCGCTCAAGGGCGTCTTCGAGGATGTCGTCGACGAGACGGTGTCCTACGTCAACGCCCCGCTGTTCGCCCAGGAGCGCGGCGTCGAGGTCCGGCTGACCACCAGCTCGGAGTCGGCCGACCACCGCAATGTCGTCACCGTGCGCGGCACGCTCGGCAGCGGCGAGGAGGTCGCGGTCTCCGGCACGCTGGCCGGCCCGAAGCACCTCCAGAAGATCGTCGCGGTCGGTGACTACGACGTCGACCTCGCGCTCGCCGACCACATGGTCGTCCTGCGCTACGAAGACCGTCCGGGTGTCGTCGGCACCGTGGGCCGGGTCTTCGGCGAGGCGGGCATCAACATCGCCGGCATGCAGGTGTCCCGCGCGGTCGCCGGCGGCGAGGCGCTGGCCGTGCTGAC